A genomic stretch from Desulfotignum balticum DSM 7044 includes:
- a CDS encoding ABC transporter substrate-binding protein, which produces MLQWTHQAQFAGYYMALEKGIYADHGLDVTILRGGPDRDQGEYLRDGRADFATRWLASALTDASNGIAVRNIAQIVNRSNMVLIVWKDSGITNVHDLDGRRVGVWKGQFRPPFMAFFQAHDIQPQIIQQNYSINLFLQRGVDACTAMYYNEYHMMFQAGIDMEELMVFSLASIDTPFPEDGIYCLQKTLESRPAACRAMAAASLEGWEYAAAHPEETLDIVMQYARGAKVPANRPHMRWMLTVVLSSIFPEYVGDWTVGRLSKDDYSRSVDLLMAHKMITDAPSFEEFVHVP; this is translated from the coding sequence ATGCTGCAATGGACGCACCAGGCCCAGTTTGCCGGGTATTACATGGCACTGGAAAAAGGCATCTATGCGGACCATGGCCTGGATGTGACCATCCTGCGCGGCGGACCGGACCGGGATCAGGGCGAGTACCTGCGTGACGGCCGCGCGGATTTTGCCACCCGCTGGCTGGCTTCGGCCTTGACGGATGCGTCAAACGGGATTGCGGTCCGCAATATCGCCCAGATTGTCAATCGTTCAAACATGGTTCTGATCGTCTGGAAAGACAGTGGAATTACCAACGTTCATGATCTGGACGGACGTCGTGTGGGGGTGTGGAAGGGACAGTTCCGTCCGCCGTTTATGGCTTTTTTCCAGGCCCATGACATCCAGCCGCAGATCATCCAGCAGAATTATTCCATCAATTTGTTTTTACAGCGTGGCGTGGATGCATGCACGGCCATGTACTACAACGAATATCACATGATGTTTCAGGCCGGCATCGACATGGAGGAATTGATGGTTTTTTCCCTGGCATCCATTGATACGCCTTTTCCGGAAGATGGCATCTATTGTTTGCAAAAAACCCTTGAAAGCCGTCCGGCCGCCTGCCGGGCCATGGCCGCAGCCTCGCTTGAAGGCTGGGAATATGCTGCGGCCCATCCGGAAGAAACCCTTGATATTGTGATGCAATACGCCCGGGGAGCCAAAGTGCCCGCCAATCGTCCGCACATGCGCTGGATGCTAACCGTCGTGCTTTCCTCGATCTTTCCCGAGTACGTCGGCGACTGGACGGTTGGCCGCCTCTCCAAAGATGATTATTCCCGGTCCGTTGATCTGTTGATGGCGCATAAAATGATCACGGATGCCCCGTCTTTCGAGGAGTTTGTCCATGTTCCGTAA
- a CDS encoding transglutaminase-like domain-containing protein, translating into MSASLSATYFIDKDHPDIIAFSKKHAGTGTTDKERAVSLYYAVRDLIRYNPYSIEPVKDSIKASAVLAKKEGYCVAKAVLLAACLRSQKIPARLGFADVKNHLNTERLKALMQTDLFVWHGFAEIYLEGRWVKATPAFNLSLCEAFNVKPLEFDGTRDSIFHPFDNLGNRHMEYVTDHGSFDDLPWDRALAAMKQAYPKYFETYERKAGDFNAEAARENKG; encoded by the coding sequence ATGTCCGCCAGTCTGTCCGCCACCTATTTTATCGACAAGGATCATCCGGATATCATTGCGTTTTCAAAAAAACATGCCGGAACCGGTACCACCGACAAAGAAAGGGCCGTCAGCCTGTATTATGCGGTGCGGGATTTGATCCGGTACAACCCTTACAGCATTGAACCGGTGAAAGACAGCATCAAAGCCAGTGCTGTTCTGGCGAAAAAAGAAGGGTATTGCGTGGCCAAGGCCGTGCTGCTGGCCGCCTGTCTTCGAAGTCAGAAGATTCCGGCCCGGCTGGGGTTTGCCGATGTGAAAAACCATTTGAACACGGAGCGGCTCAAGGCGTTGATGCAAACGGATCTGTTCGTGTGGCACGGGTTTGCGGAAATCTATCTGGAAGGCAGATGGGTCAAGGCCACCCCGGCATTTAATTTAAGCCTGTGCGAAGCGTTCAATGTCAAGCCTCTGGAATTTGACGGGACCCGTGATTCTATTTTTCATCCCTTTGACAACTTAGGCAACCGGCACATGGAATATGTGACCGATCACGGCAGTTTTGATGATTTGCCCTGGGACCGGGCCCTGGCCGCCATGAAACAGGCCTATCCCAAGTATTTTGAGACCTATGAACGCAAAGCCGGAGATTTCAACGCAGAGGCGGCCCGGGAAAATAAGGGGTGA